Proteins from a single region of Carassius gibelio isolate Cgi1373 ecotype wild population from Czech Republic chromosome A5, carGib1.2-hapl.c, whole genome shotgun sequence:
- the LOC128014836 gene encoding nipped-B-like protein A — protein MNGDMPHVPITSLAGIAGLTDLLNQLPLPSPLPGTTTKSLLYSSHVAEEVAHLMDCRDETLVSQLANGLSQVSTEHIELKDSLGSDELEGDVPVLLQLLVSRNPSIFRNKTAPSIPQYADQAGISQQSMAPPYKITHGSMQGSPASANYQSPMSHSPSGRFVPGQSGSGGRFLPQQSSPVPSPYAPQSPATSYRQYPHPPAYSQHQHLQQGSVASPMIPGGMRNVHENKDQMRAGFTSHILQSSPPYTPPCDGAQELHLGSPDKQRGLKPNEGERDSADKAAVYDIVGSPSKDPTKLILRQSRARPAEVDLGGMYPGSDPEGELVEALAAIERMESEAALETERGAKEVQDKDKPLKKRKQDSHPQEPGAAGTAGSGSGAPGGGGGANAGHRLAPQEASAAGTSASRPGLQVSLEQAGRVEDTYMGMPIPASEAQRWPQEPQEGVTPKALKHKHDHAPEHRHQPDTPRQKHRSEVRHGDASTQHAAQSGSKPVELPPFMLGGNTSSGVLNNFTIPKIRKDLGGGDIPEGWKQPCVRLERLEPEMDMKKTVKPVVVLQKLSFDEVQRLIRERDSRGSKSGKNRLSSGRSGKGGIDPSVLKDLPPELLAEIESTMPLCERVKMNKRKRSTVNERPKYAEDSSEDEDFSSRKRQKKDRDRAWEFEERDQRSSGEHRRGSYDARRGSGSRYDDSDQDSPPPSLSDVARRLKTKEKQKKRKAYEPKLTPEEMMDSSTFKRFSLSIDNILENLEDVDFNAQDDDEIPQELLLGKQQLSELGSESAKIKAMGITCRIPTDKLVKLLNILEKNILDGANLSTLVNHDNEGEDEERLWRDLIMERVTKSADACLTALHIMTSSHMPKAVYIEDVIERVLQYTKFHLQNTLYPQYDPVYRVDPKGGSLLSSKAKRAKCSTAKQRVIIMLYNKVCDVVSNISELLEIQLLTDTTILQVSSMGITPFFVENVSELQLCAIKLVTAVFSRYEKHRQLILEEIFTSLARLPTSKRSLRNFRLNSSDAEGEPIFIQMVSALVLQLIQCVVHLPSEKDSEDDHKKVDDDVFITNSYETARRTAQNFLSVFLKKCGSKQGEEDYRPLFENFVQDLLSTVNKPEWPASELLLSLLGRLLVHQFSNKQTEMALRVASLDYLGTVAARLRKDSVTSKMDQKAIDCIIRESSEGDETQRLQKALLGYMDENAETDPALAFARKFYIAQWFRDCTTEAEKAMRNQNQKEDDSDGTQHAKELQATGDIMQRAETRKKFLHIVIKSTPSQFTTLRMNSDTVDYEDACLIVRYLASTRPFSQSFDIYLTQILRVLGESAIAVRTKAMKCLSEVVAVDPSILARSDMQRGVHGRLMDNSTSVREAAVELLGRFVLSRPQLTEQYYDMLIERILDTGISVRKRVIKILRDICLEQPNFSKITEMCVKMIRRVNDEEGIKKLVNETFQKLWFTPTANHDKETMNRKILNITDVVAACKDTGYDWFEQLLQNLLKSEEDSSYKPARKACVQLVDNLVEYILKYEEALAEHKSVNSTRLVACITTLYLFSKIRAQLMVKHAMTMQPYLTTKCSSQSDFMVICNVAKILELVVPLMDHPSENFLTTIEEDLMKLILKYGMTVVQYCVSCLGAIVNKVTHNYKFVWACFNRYYGALNKLKLQHQEGTNSMALAATKAALLRSLFTVGALCRHFDFDREQFKGTTKVVIKEKVLESLLYFTNHEDEEVRCKAIIGLGFLFIMHPSQMFVPEVKSLYNGLLSDKRCSITLKIQVLKNLQMYLQEEDSRMQEADREWQKLSKQEDLKEMGDISSGMSSSIMQLYLKQVLESFFHTQSSVRHFALNVIALTLSQGLIHPVQCVPYLIAMGTDPEPTMRNKADQQLVEIDKKYTGFIHMKAVAGMKMSFQVQQAVLGSAGSVIRGFRQDESHSAQCSHLYSMIRTNRQHRRAFLISLLSLFDDSSKIEVNMLLFIADNLAYFPYQSQEEPLFIMHHIDITLSVSGSNLLQTFKESLVKVPGRKSRKRRRRRRRRPQLQQQQNGSEEEKAEQNEERERNSGDEEYDEDDYEEDEEGQRVRKPKPTEGARQSESDSDTDLEDADAVMERLPDDTTSLLDFARASQGILLLLVLKQHLKNLYGFSDSKIQKYSPTESAKVYDKAVNRKSSVNFSPRQTIDFLHNDEVHDDMTYELKRKIVKQYLDFKLLMEHLDPDEEDEEDRDTSANVRNKAITALLGGAGTSPRNHHTVDSEDEDSDGEERTPGASRRGRRAADSADLLLTNMNESVSALDIIAIHCPKYRDRPQIARVIQRNSDGYSIHWMAGSYSSSWTEAKRRDGRKLVPWVDTIRETDIIFKKITLTSGNKLNHKVAQTLRSLYAAKDRNSS, from the exons TGTTGAACCAGCTGCCCCTGCCCTCCCCTTTACCGGGCACCACCACTAAGAGCCTGCTGTACAGCAGCCATGTAGCTGAGGAAGTGGCCCATCTGATGGACTGCCGGGATGAAACTCTGGTCTCTCAGCTCGCCAATGGCCTCAGCCAGGTCTCCACGGAGCACAT AGAGCTGAAGGACAGCCTTGGCAGTGATGAGTTGGAGGGAGATGTACCAGTTCTGCTGCAGCTTTTGGTGTCTAGGAACCCCAGCATCTTCAGGAATAAGACCGCGCCCAGCATTCCCCAGTATGCGGACCAGGCGG GTATAAGTCAGCAGTCAATGGCACCGCCGTATAAAATCACACATGGCTCAATGCAGGGAAGTCCAGCCTCTGCCAATTACCAGTCCCCTATGTCCCACAGCCCCTCTGG GCGTTTTGTGCCAGGACAGTCTGGTTCTGGTGGACGGTTTTTGCCTCAGCAGAGCAGCCCAGTGCCCAGCCCTTATGCCCCTCAGAGCCCTGCGACCAGCTACAGACAGTACCCACACCCTCCAGCATACAGTCAACACCAGCACCTACAGCAAG GTTCAGTAGCAAGCCCGATGATTCCAGGAGGCATGAGAAATGTTCACGAGAATAAG GATCAGATGAGGGCGGGTTTCACGTCTCACATACTACAGTCATCTCCACCTTACACTCCTCCTTGTGATGGGGCTCAAGAACTGCATCTGGGCTCCCCGGACAAGCAGCGCGGTCTGAAGCCCAACGAGGGCGAGCGGGACTCTGCTGATAAGGCTGCAGTGTATGATATTGTAGGCTCGCCGTCAAAAGACCCCACTAAGCTGATCCTGAGACAGTCACGAGCCAGGCCAGCAGAGGTGGATCTTGGGGGGATGTACCCCGGTTCGGATCCAGAAGGAGAACTTGTAGAGGCTCTTGCTGCAATAGAAAGGATGGAAAGTGAAGCGGCCTTGGAAACAGAGCGTGGTGCTAAAGAGGTGCAGGATAAAG ataAGCCTTTGAAGAAGCGCAAACAGGACTCTCACCCTCAGGAGCCTGGCGCAGCTGGCACAGCTGGTTCAGGCTCTGGGGCTccaggtggaggaggaggggcTAACGCAGGGCACAGGCTCGCCCCTCAAGAGGCCAGCGCCGCAGGCACCAGCGCCAGCCGCCCAGGCCTGCAAGTGAGCTTGGAGCAAGCGGGCAGAGTGGAGGACACCTACATGGGCATGCCCATCCCCGCCAGCGAGGCTCAGCGCTGGCCTCAGGAGCCGCAGGAGGGCGTCACCCCAAAAGCCCTCAAACACAAGCATGACCACGCTCCAGAACACCGGCATCAGCCTGATACCCCGCGGCAGAAGCATAGATCCGAGGTTCGGCATGGTGATGCCAGCACGCAGCATGCGGCTCAGTCGGGGAGTAAACCAGTAGAGCTTCCTCCGTTCATGCTGGGTGGAAACACCAGTTCAGGAGTGCTTAATAACTTCACCATTCCCAAAATCAGGAAAGATCTCGGAGGAGGAGATATTCCAGAAGGCTGGAAGCAACCGTGTGTGCGGCTGGAGAGACTGGAACCTGAGATGGACATGAAGAAGACTGTCAAGCCTGTGGTCGTTCTGCAGAAGCTCTCCTTCGATGAAGTGCAAAGGCTCATTAGGGAGAGAGATTCGCGCGGCTCCAAGTCTGGCAAGAACAGGCTCTCCTCTGGGAGATCTGGGAAAG GTGGAATAGACCCGTCAGTGCTGAAGGATCTTCCTCCTGAGCTGCTGGCAGAGATCGAGTCCACCATGCCTCTGTGTGAGCGGGTGAAGATGAACAAACGCAAACGCAGCACTGTCAATGAGAGGCCTAAATATGCAGAGGACAGCTCAGAGGACGAGGACTTCT CATCTCGTAAACGTCAGAAGAAGGATCGTGATAGAGCGTGGGAGTTTGAGGAGCGCGACCAGAGGAGTTCAGGAGAGCACCGAAGAGGAAGCTACGATGCACGTAGAGGATCAGGCAGCCGATACGACGACTCTGATCAAGATTCACCTCCTCCCAGCCTTAGTGACG TTGCAAGACGTCTAAAGACGAAGGAGAAACAGAAGAAGAGGAAAGCGTATGAGCCCAAGTTAACACCTGAAG AAATGATGGACTCTTCCACTTTTAAGAGGTTCTCATTGAGTATTGACAACATCTTGGAGAATCTTGAGGATGTGGACTTTAATGCTCAGG ATGACGATGAAATCCCTCAGGAGCTGTTGTTGGGGAAACAGCAGCTAAGTGAATTGGGCAGTGAATCTGCTAAGATAAAAGCCATGGGCATCACCTGCAGG ATTCCTACTGATAAACTGGTGAAACTGTTGAATATTCTGGAGAAGAACATTCTGGATGGAGCCAATCTTTCTACACTCGTGAACCAT GATAACGAGGGAGAGGACGAGGAGCGTCTCTGGCGGGATCTCATCATGGAGCGTGTGACCAAATCAGCGGATGCGTGTCTGACAGCACTGCACATCATGACATCATCACACATGCCCAAAGCCGTGTACATTGAGGACGTGATCGAGAGAGTTCTGCAGTACACTAAGTTCCACCTGCAGAACACTCTTTACCCGCAGTATGATCCGGTCTACAGGGTCGACCCTAAAGGAG GTTCCTTGCTGAGCTCCAAAGCAAAGCGAGCCAAGTGCTCCACCGCCAAGCAGAGAGTCATCATCATGCTCTATAACAAAGTGTGTGACGTCGTCAGCAACATCTCCgagctgctggaaattcagctgttGACTGATACCACAATATTGCAG GTTTCTTCGATGGGCATCACTCCGTTCTTTGTGGAGAATGTCAGTGAGCTGCAGCTGTGTGCCATAAAGCTGGTGACAGCG GTCTTCTCTCGTTACGAGAAGCATAGACAGTTAATTCTAGAGGAGATTTTCACCTCTCTGGCCAGACTGCCCACCAGCAAACGCAGCCTCAGGAACTTCAG GTTGAACAGTAGTGATGCTGAGGGGGAGCCCATATTCATTCAGATGGTTAGTGCTCTGGTGCTGCAGCTGATTCAGTGCGTGGTCCATCTGCCCTCTGAGAAAGACTCTGAAGATGATCATAAGAAG GTTGACGACGATGTGTTCATTACCAACTCGTATGAAACGGCTAGACGGACGGCTCAGAActtcctctctgtctttctcaaGAA GTGTGGTAGTAAACAGGGTGAGGAAGACTACAGGCCGCTGTTTGAGAATTTTGTGCAGGATCTGCTGTCTACGGTCAACAAACCCGAGTGGCCCGCTTCAGAATTACTGCTGAGCCTGCTGGGAAGATTACTG GTGCATCAATTCAGTAACAAGCAGACAGAGATGGCACTGCGAGTGGCATCTCTGGATTATCTGGGTACCGTAGCAGCCAGATTGAGGAAAGATTCTGTCACCAGCAAGATGGACCAGAAAGCCATCGACTGCATCATCAGAGAG AGCTCAGAGGGAGATGAGACTCAGCGGTTGCAGAAAGCCTTGCTGGGATATATGGATGAGAATGCAGAAACAGACCCTGCCCTCGCA TTTGCACGCAAATTTTACATCGCTCAGTGGTTCAGAGACTGCACTACGGAGGCTGAGAAGGCCATGAGGAATCAGAATCAAAAGGAGGATGACTCTGATGGGACACAGCATGCCAAAGAGCTCCAGGCCACCGGAGACATCATGCAGCGTGCAGAAACTCGCAAGAAATTCCTCCACATCGTCATTAAATCAACACCCAGTCAGTTTACTACTCTCAG GATGAACTCAGACACTGTGGACTATGAGGATGCCTGCCTTATTGTACGCTATTTGGCTTCCACCAGGCCCTTCTCTCAGAGCTTTGACATCTACCTGACACAG ATTCTGAGAGTTTTAGGGGAGAGTGCCATAGCTGTGAGGACCAAAGCCATGAAGTGTCTGTCTGAGGTGGTGGCTGTTGACCCCAGTATACTGGCCAGG TCTGATATGCAGCGTGGTGTTCACGGCCGGTTGATGGATAACTCCACCAGTGTGAGGGAAGCGGCGGTCGAGCTGCTGGGACGGTTTGTGTTGAGTCGACCTCAGCTGACGGAGCAGTACTATGACATGCTCATCGAGAGGATACTG GACACCGGTATCAGTGTGAGAAAGAGGGTGATCAAGATTCTGAGAGACATCTGTTTAGAGCAGCCCAACTTTAGTAAGATCACAGAGATGTGTGTGAAGATGATCCGCAGGGTCAATGACGAGGAGGGCATCAAG AAACTGGTGAATGAAACATTCCAGAAGCTGTGGTTTACGCCCACAGCCAACCACGACAAGGAGACAATGAACAGGAAGATTCTCAACATCACTGATGTG GTCGCTGCCTGTAAGGACACTGGCTATGACTGGTTTGAGCAGCTCCTGCAGAAC ctGTTAAAGTCAGAGGAGGACTCGTCCTATAAGCCAGCCAGGAAGGCCTGTGTTCAGTTGGTGGACAATCTTGTGGAGTACATCCTCAAATACGAGGAGGCACTTGCAG AGCACAAGAGTGTGAACTCAACGCGGTTGGTGGCGTGCATCACCACACTGTATCTGTTCAGTAAGATCAGAGCGCAGCTGATGGTCAAGCATGCCATGACTATGCAGCCCTACCTCACCACCAAGTGCAGT TCTCAAAGTGACTTCATGGTGATCTGTAACGTTGCTAAGATCCTGGAGCTTGTGGTTCCTCTGATGGATCACCCCAGCGAGAACTTCCTGACCACCATTGAGGAAGACCTGATGAAGCTCATCTTAAAATATGGGATGACC GTTGTCCAGTACTGTGTGAGCTGTTTGGGTGCGATAGTGAATAAAGTGACTCATAATTATAAGTTTGTATGGGCCTGTTTTAACCGTTATTATGGGGCTCTGAATAAGCTAAAGCTACAGCATCAGGAGGGTACGAACAGCATGGCACTGGCTGCCACCAAAGCAGCCCTGCTCAGATCTCTCTTCACCGTGGGAGCTCTCTGCAGACACTTTGACTTCGACCGTGAGCAGTTCAAGGGCACTACTAAG GTTGTGATAAAGGAGAAGGTTTTGGAATCATTACTGTACTTCACCAATCACGAGGATGAAGAAGTTAGATGCAAAGCCATCATTGGGTTGG GGTTCCTGTTCATCATGCACCCGAGTCAGATGTTCGTTCCAGAGGTGAAGTCTCTGTATAACGGGCTCCTGTCTGATAAGCGTTGCTCCATCACGCTAAAGATCCAGGTGTTGAAAAACCTCCAGATGTATCTCCAGGAGGAGGACTCTCGCATGCAGGAGGCCGACAGAGAGT GGCAGAAATTGTCAAAGCAAGAGGATCTGAAAGAGATGGGTGACATCTCCTCTGGAATGAGCAGCTCTATCATGCAGCTCTATTTGAAGCAGGTGCTAGAGTCTTTCTTCCACACACAGTCCAGTGTACGACACTTCGCCCTCAATGTGATCGCTCTGACCCTCAGCCAGGGACTCATACACCCCGTACAG TGTGTGCCATATCTGATCGCTATGGGCACGGACCCAGAGCCCACCATGAGGAACAAAGCAGACCAGCAGCTGGTGGAGATTGATAAGAAATACACTGGATTCATCCAT ATGAAGGCTGTAGCCGGAATGAAGATGTCATTCCAAGTGCAGCAGGCCGTCTTGGGATCAGCGGGATCTGTGATCCGTGGTTTCCGTCAGGACGAGTCCCATTCTGCTCAGTGTTCCCACCTCTACAGCATGATCCGCACAAACAGACAACACCGGCGAGCCTTCCTCATCTCACTGCTCAGTCTCTTCGACGACAGCTCG AAGATTGAGGTGAACATGCTGTTGTTCATCGCTGATAATCTGGCCTACTTCCCCTATCAGTCTCAGGAGGAGCCGCTGTTCATCATGCATCATATAGACATCACACTCTCGGTGTCGGGCAGCAACCTGCTGCAGACATTTAAAGAG TCTCTCGTTAAGGTGCCGGGCAGGAAGAGCAGGAAAAGGAGGCGACGACGGCGAAGACGCCCCCAACTGCAACAGCAGCAGAACGGTTCGGAGGAGGAGAAGGCAGAGCAGAACGAGGAACGAGAAAGGAACAGTGGAGATGAAGAGTATGACGAGGATGATTATGAGGAGGACGAGGAGGGACAGCGGGTGAGGAAGCCCAAGCCCACAGAGGGAGCCAGACAGTCAGAGTCAGATTCTGATACTGACCTGGAGGATGCTGATGCTGTAATGGAGCGTCTCCCTGATGACACAACATCTCTCCTGGACTTTGCTAGGGCATCACAGGGCATATTGTTACTGCTAGTGCTTAAACAACACCTCAAAAACCTCTACGGCTTCTCGGACAG CAAAATTCAGAAGTACTCTCCCACAGAGTCTGCGAAGGTGTACGATAAAGCCGTCAACAGGAAGTCATCGGTTAACTTCAGTCCACGGCAGACCATCGACTTCCTCCACAATGACGAGGTTCATGATGATATGACCTATGAGCTGAAGAGGAAGATCGTCAAACAGTACCTCGAT TTTAAGTTGCTGATGGAGCACCTAGACCCTGATGAAGAGGATGAAGAGGATAGAGATACGAGTGCAAACGTGAGGAATAAAGCCATCACTGCACTGCTGGGGGGAGCAGGCACAAGCCCCCGAAACCATCACACCGTTGACTCGGAGGATGAGGACAGTGACGGAGAGGAGAGGACACCAGGG GCATCTCGACGCGGGAGGCGTGCGGCCGACTCGGCGGACCTGCTGTTGACGAACATGAACGAGTCCGTCAGTGCGCTCGACATCATCGCCATCCACTGCCCCAAATACCGAGACCGGCCGCAGATCGCGCGCGTGATCCAGAGGAACAGCGACGGTTACAGCATCCACTGGATGGCCGGCTCGTACTCCAGCTCCTGGACCGAGGCGAAGCGGCGCGACGGACGCAAGCTGGTGCCTTGGGTGGACACCATCAGAGAGACTGacatcatctttaaaaaaatcacactCACCAGTGGCAACAAGCTCAACCACAAAGTGGCGCAGACTCTGCGGTCACTCTACGCTGCCAAGGACAGGAACTCCAGCTAA